In one window of Henckelia pumila isolate YLH828 chromosome 1, ASM3356847v2, whole genome shotgun sequence DNA:
- the LOC140861591 gene encoding uncharacterized protein, producing MKRIFLKKYFPASRAANIRKEIYGIKQITGESLHEYRERFKKLCASYPQHQINENLIIQYCYEGLLPHDRSMLDAANGGVFVDKNPIQAKNLIENVAANSQQFGTNRSDSAPRRSNEVNASSLEQQLFDLTSLVHQMAVGNGKNLKKCEICAAMWHSTDMCPTLQEETVEQVGRIIPILDSKNPLVNHPPPHVQLNNQEYRQTYHPPPQHPQIPAPGEFLENIVKDLATNTLNFQQEMRESIQHLNTEVGQLATAANRCEVNIPLLDAIKQVPRYAKFLKELCTAKRKHKLKGCQKVELGEQISDVIQRKLPTKCNCESDVNNLDINDYLSQEHKKVAPKAEEPRISRNSKRRPKLTVKVLKWVKVDKGIRYEPP from the exons ATGAAGAGGATTTTTCTGAAGAAATACTTCCCAGCTTCTAGAGCAGCGAATATCAGGAAGGAGATATATGGAATCAAGCAAATTACGGGGGAATCACTGCACGAATACagggagcggttcaaaaagtTGTGTGCTAGCtatccgcaacatcagataaatgAAAACCTGATAATTCaatattgctatgaaggtttgttacctcatgacaggagtatgctagatgcgGCCAATGGAGGAGTTTTCGTGGACAAAAATCCAATACAGGCCAAGAATTTGATCGAGAAcgtggctgccaattctcaacaatttggcaccaataGAAGTGATTCTGCACCCAGAAGGAGTAATGAGGTAAATGcttcttctcttgaacaacaaCTGTTTGATCTGACATCTCTTGTGCAtcaaatggctgtagggaatggaaaaaatttgaaaaagtgtGAAATTTGTGCTGCGATGTGGCATtcaactgacatgtgtcccacacttcaagaggaaACGGTCGAACAA gttggaaggatcatcccaatcttAGATTCGAAAAACCCTCTGGTGAATCACCCTCCACCTCACGTGCAACTGAATAATCAAGAATACAGGCAAACGTATCATCCTCCACCGCAACATCCTCAAATTCCAGCGCCTGGTGAGTTTCTAGAAaacattgttaaggatcttgcaactaatactttaaattttcaacAGGAAATGAGAGAAAGTATCCAACACTTGAACACTGAGGTGGGACAGTTGGCAACCGCAGCTAACAG atgtgaggtaaacattccattgttagatgctattaagcaagtACCTCGTTATGCTAAATTTCTAAAAGAATTGTGTACTGCGAAAAGAAAACACAAACTGAAGGGATGCCAGAAAGTTGAATTAGGAGAACAAATTTCTGATGTGATTCAAAGAAAATTACCCACAAAATGCAA TTGTGAAAGTGATGTtaataatcttgatatcaatgatTACTTGTCACAAGAACACAAGAAAGTT GCACCCAAAGCTGAAGAGCCTAGGATTTCTAGGAATTCAAAGAGAAGACCAAAATTAACTGTGAAAGTGCTCAAatgggtgaaggtggacaagGGAATTAGATATGAACCACCATGA